In the genome of uncultured Cohaesibacter sp., one region contains:
- a CDS encoding Hpt domain-containing protein produces the protein MIDQLRALITKHCATLGREMDEINLSLTKLQCAGDQCSLVAQEAAGKAHKVKGSSGTIGFKQISQSAADLELYLRQLGEQPGPLTNEQEKKIELLFGRLRILVEGATPEQSSLYDAQIPFFANKN, from the coding sequence ATGATTGATCAACTGCGCGCCCTGATAACAAAGCATTGCGCCACACTGGGGCGAGAGATGGACGAGATCAATCTCAGCCTGACCAAGCTTCAGTGTGCCGGCGACCAGTGCTCACTCGTCGCTCAGGAAGCGGCTGGCAAGGCGCATAAGGTTAAGGGCAGCAGCGGAACCATCGGTTTCAAACAGATCAGTCAATCCGCTGCCGATCTCGAACTTTATCTCAGGCAACTGGGCGAACAGCCCGGCCCTCTCACCAACGAGCAGGAAAAGAAGATCGAGCTATTGTTTGGAAGACTCAGAATACTGGTCGAGGGAGCAACCCCCGAGCAATCCAGTCTCTACGATGCCCAGATCCCCTTCTTCGCCAACAAGAACTAG
- a CDS encoding response regulator produces the protein MSLVAQMNTSPDNADPTGGHASGLRILVAEDSSITQDLIKLVLVQRGHLVDIVEDGEAALNALRINAYDVVLLDFHLPKLDGVEVLAQFLSNVGDQRLPCFVAVTGDVEGLLAHRSNCEHFDRIVPKPLNIEEILSIIDEVSLFDGLEPRDHGASHEQKVSEEAPADGRKAQARMEKVAQFPRSVLSAISPDLHFLRWPYDFAESLMTGGVGKLDTAGFDGIVIEEPTTAAAISPLWQHRGLHLLPIIDLKGSLGPLADVDASKLSVSSAEQIEDTIERYHQRSIELHRDILQSDVLADKMLARMYVTGKPLEPFYSYQSLEAVIYNMPLESRIVLEEASKLAESGFLRASFFERFHICDDCGGSQFNVREECPVCRSSHLKEDSYLHHFKCAYQGPEADFLKGDELVCPKCRQRLTHFGSDYDKPGTVICCQSCGHSTSEPNVGFVCLSCGAHTDGDAIQTRDVFGYSLNDKAVDFLRVGQSYLGFTEKVLKFSDLPLDLVVSLNEEARLYNETRTPFALLEIGYERARELEREHGPRQFRLMREQFLENLRNLFSVMQSGPESKVVRGHSFDFALLHRSDPARVRTITDDLIAQAVQNLRVDLKVKITVFGPGDLF, from the coding sequence ATGAGCTTGGTGGCCCAGATGAATACTTCGCCGGACAATGCCGATCCAACCGGTGGTCATGCCTCCGGGCTCAGAATTCTGGTGGCAGAAGATAGCTCTATCACGCAGGACCTGATCAAGCTGGTTCTGGTGCAGCGCGGCCATCTAGTTGATATCGTTGAAGATGGGGAAGCCGCGCTGAATGCCTTGCGGATCAACGCTTATGACGTCGTTTTGCTGGATTTTCATTTGCCTAAACTTGATGGCGTCGAAGTTCTCGCACAGTTTCTATCAAATGTTGGTGATCAACGGCTGCCATGCTTCGTGGCGGTGACCGGGGATGTCGAGGGGCTGCTCGCCCATCGCTCCAATTGCGAGCATTTCGACCGGATCGTTCCCAAACCGCTCAATATCGAGGAAATCCTCTCGATCATCGATGAGGTGAGCCTGTTCGACGGGCTCGAGCCCAGAGATCATGGCGCGTCACACGAGCAGAAGGTGAGCGAGGAGGCCCCTGCGGATGGGCGCAAGGCGCAGGCCCGAATGGAAAAGGTCGCCCAGTTTCCCCGCTCCGTGCTGTCTGCGATCAGTCCCGATCTGCATTTTCTGCGCTGGCCCTATGACTTTGCCGAGAGCCTGATGACAGGGGGCGTTGGCAAGCTCGATACCGCCGGTTTTGATGGCATCGTCATCGAGGAACCAACGACGGCAGCAGCCATCAGCCCGCTCTGGCAACATCGAGGTCTGCATCTTCTTCCCATCATTGATCTGAAAGGCTCGCTTGGGCCGCTGGCGGACGTGGATGCCTCCAAGCTTTCGGTGTCCTCTGCCGAGCAGATCGAGGATACGATCGAGCGCTATCATCAGAGAAGCATCGAGCTGCACCGGGATATCCTGCAATCCGATGTGCTGGCCGACAAGATGCTGGCGCGGATGTATGTCACCGGTAAGCCGCTCGAGCCCTTCTATTCCTATCAGAGCCTTGAAGCGGTGATTTATAACATGCCGCTTGAGAGCCGGATTGTGCTGGAAGAGGCGAGCAAGCTGGCCGAGAGCGGCTTTCTCAGGGCCTCCTTCTTCGAGCGGTTTCACATTTGCGACGATTGTGGTGGATCGCAGTTCAATGTGCGGGAGGAATGCCCCGTCTGCCGGTCTTCTCATCTGAAGGAAGACAGCTATTTGCATCACTTCAAGTGCGCCTATCAGGGGCCGGAAGCTGATTTTCTCAAGGGGGACGAGCTTGTCTGCCCCAAATGCCGGCAGCGTCTGACGCATTTCGGCAGTGACTATGACAAGCCCGGCACCGTGATCTGCTGCCAGTCCTGCGGCCATTCCACATCGGAGCCCAATGTCGGCTTTGTCTGCCTGTCTTGCGGGGCTCATACGGATGGCGATGCGATCCAGACCCGTGACGTGTTTGGCTATAGCCTGAATGACAAGGCCGTTGATTTCCTCCGGGTTGGCCAATCCTATCTGGGCTTTACCGAGAAGGTGCTGAAATTCTCCGATCTGCCACTCGATCTGGTGGTGTCGCTGAACGAGGAAGCACGGCTGTATAATGAAACCCGGACGCCTTTCGCCTTGCTCGAAATTGGCTATGAACGGGCGCGCGAGCTGGAACGTGAGCACGGGCCGCGGCAATTCAGGCTGATGCGCGAGCAGTTTCTCGAGAATCTGCGCAACCTCTTCTCCGTCATGCAGTCAGGGCCGGAAAGCAAGGTCGTTAGGGGGCATTCCTTCGATTTCGCGTTGCTGCATCGGTCCGATCCGGCTCGGGTTCGCACCATCACGGACGATCTGATTGCGCAGGCAGTTCAGAATCTGCGTGTCGATCTGAAGGTCAAGATCACCGTCTTCGGACCTGGAGACCTGTTCTGA
- a CDS encoding response regulator: MHTGMLDSMGAPPRLDRHHNRSKPRVLIVDDDDDLREILGLFADYEGYEVVLAADGKQALEALSNDAPDLMLLDLVMPGMSGFDVLLRQKELYPHLDLPVVVVTAREETKDHVEALQCGAVDYIEKPVNFTILGARMFAHISRKLAKEELAAANEHLEELVMEKTRELEIEREYLSAVLDNAQDGIIACDDNGLPVLFNKSASELLGIENSLSLLMPLITTHRLFEADGVTPLDISNSPLTRAFNGGKKDQSEIIVDRYGSEPRIVSTHGRSIQDQRGQKIGAVISLHDITDFREAERRAQHTAQQFDGLIQQMPMPALMIGEEGEILSANTSCLSMLHKHIEDLNGKDLSALLTPKSRHLGSEPVRSGWMDKGYLTATECSLLDDDGELIQTMVSGHVLSDENGDNKRMLLFFERQAG, encoded by the coding sequence ATGCATACAGGAATGTTGGATTCCATGGGCGCTCCCCCGCGCCTAGATAGACACCATAACCGGTCAAAACCACGCGTCCTGATTGTCGATGACGATGATGATCTAAGAGAAATTCTCGGTCTCTTCGCAGACTATGAGGGCTATGAAGTTGTTCTGGCCGCAGATGGCAAACAGGCGCTGGAGGCGCTAAGCAACGACGCTCCCGACCTGATGCTGCTCGACCTCGTCATGCCCGGCATGAGCGGCTTCGACGTACTGCTGCGCCAGAAGGAGCTCTATCCCCATCTGGACCTGCCGGTCGTGGTCGTCACCGCCCGTGAAGAAACCAAGGATCATGTCGAAGCCCTGCAGTGCGGCGCCGTCGACTATATCGAAAAGCCGGTGAACTTCACAATCCTCGGCGCCCGCATGTTTGCCCATATCTCGCGCAAGCTGGCCAAGGAAGAACTGGCCGCCGCCAACGAGCATCTCGAAGAGCTGGTGATGGAAAAGACCCGCGAACTCGAGATTGAGCGGGAATATCTCTCTGCCGTGCTGGACAACGCACAGGATGGCATCATCGCCTGTGACGACAATGGTCTGCCGGTCCTGTTCAACAAGAGCGCAAGCGAGCTTCTCGGCATCGAAAATTCTCTCAGCCTGCTGATGCCGCTGATCACCACACACCGTCTGTTTGAAGCCGATGGCGTCACGCCACTCGACATCAGCAACAGCCCGCTCACCCGTGCCTTCAATGGCGGCAAGAAGGACCAGTCCGAGATCATCGTCGACCGATATGGTTCGGAACCGCGCATCGTCAGCACGCACGGGCGATCCATTCAGGATCAGCGAGGCCAGAAGATCGGGGCTGTCATCTCCCTGCATGACATCACGGATTTTCGCGAAGCGGAACGCCGGGCACAACACACTGCCCAGCAGTTCGACGGGCTGATCCAGCAGATGCCAATGCCTGCCCTGATGATCGGCGAAGAGGGTGAAATTCTTTCGGCCAACACAAGCTGCCTGTCCATGCTGCACAAGCACATCGAGGATCTGAACGGCAAGGACCTGTCGGCCCTGTTGACCCCGAAATCCCGTCACCTTGGCAGTGAACCGGTCCGCTCCGGATGGATGGACAAGGGCTATCTGACAGCAACCGAATGCTCGTTACTCGATGACGACGGCGAACTGATCCAGACGATGGTATCGGGCCATGTCCTGTCGGACGAAAATGGCGACAACAAACGCATGCTCCTGTTCTTTGAAAGACAGGCTGGCTGA
- a CDS encoding response regulator: protein MEPKLRRITYVEDDPDIRAIAELALGSIGGYAVDLCASGHEALEKVPGFSPDLILLDVMMPGMDGTETLERLKGKPDTTDIPVVFLTAKAQKHEVEEYRNNGAIDVIIKPFDPIELPYKISCIWQNYLSERRATR, encoded by the coding sequence ATGGAACCAAAACTCAGACGCATAACCTATGTCGAGGATGATCCCGATATCCGGGCAATTGCCGAATTGGCTCTCGGCTCAATCGGCGGCTACGCTGTCGATCTTTGTGCCAGCGGCCACGAAGCCCTTGAAAAGGTGCCCGGCTTTTCGCCAGATCTCATCCTGCTCGACGTGATGATGCCCGGCATGGATGGCACCGAGACGCTGGAACGGTTGAAGGGAAAACCCGACACCACCGACATCCCGGTCGTGTTCCTGACGGCCAAGGCGCAAAAGCACGAGGTCGAGGAATACCGCAACAACGGTGCCATTGATGTCATCATCAAACCGTTCGACCCGATAGAACTGCCCTACAAGATCTCCTGTATCTGGCAGAACTATCTGAGCGAGAGGCGCGCCACACGATGA
- a CDS encoding glycosyltransferase, producing MSGPLADGIDFLSSQSLAGLLALYWFVLLFEVPRYAFSFLVAAFVVRDRQDLEGWSGWQGRLSVIIAGHNEEGSIERCARSLWEQSLPPDEIVVISDGSTDNMARTLRRLQLEGIVQKVHCTQLRAGKSAATNLAERLADGDVMVNVDCDCSFDRHALRNIVAPLIDEDVAAVSGNILIRSQEKSLWTAFQAIEYLISISLGKRVQEMLGQVTCASGAFAAFRTSALRGVGGLDAGGGEDLDVTLRLRRKGWKIAFGADAICYTDPPQTATALIKQRFRWERDAVRLRYRKHVNLMNPFSRHFQPVELLHELEFLIFNVFAALALPFYLVWLFATYGDLALPVLIGAQCGLLMLDLLIFLIAGFATPQAHSLALIPFVLGYSLFYGNFLRVIRLLAYGQEWVFRSSYRDSYVPDKVHDVRE from the coding sequence ATGTCAGGGCCCCTTGCGGACGGTATTGATTTTCTGTCTTCCCAGTCTCTTGCGGGCCTGCTGGCGCTCTATTGGTTCGTGTTGCTATTTGAGGTGCCGCGCTATGCCTTTTCCTTTCTGGTGGCGGCCTTTGTCGTGCGCGACCGGCAGGATCTGGAAGGCTGGAGCGGCTGGCAGGGGCGGCTGTCGGTGATCATCGCCGGGCACAATGAAGAGGGCTCTATCGAGCGCTGTGCACGCAGTCTGTGGGAGCAGAGCTTGCCGCCTGACGAGATCGTCGTGATCAGCGATGGTTCGACGGACAATATGGCCCGGACCCTGCGGCGCTTGCAGCTGGAGGGCATTGTGCAGAAGGTGCATTGTACGCAACTGAGAGCTGGCAAGTCCGCTGCGACCAATCTGGCCGAGCGGCTCGCCGATGGCGACGTGATGGTCAATGTCGATTGCGATTGTTCGTTCGACCGCCATGCTCTGAGGAATATCGTCGCGCCTCTGATCGATGAGGATGTCGCGGCCGTGTCTGGCAACATTCTGATCCGGTCACAGGAAAAGAGCCTCTGGACGGCCTTTCAGGCCATCGAATATCTGATCTCCATTTCGCTCGGCAAGCGGGTGCAGGAGATGCTGGGGCAGGTGACATGCGCTTCGGGAGCGTTCGCAGCCTTTCGCACCTCGGCCTTGCGCGGGGTTGGCGGGCTAGATGCCGGGGGTGGTGAGGATCTTGATGTCACCCTACGGCTTCGTCGCAAGGGCTGGAAGATCGCCTTCGGAGCCGATGCGATCTGCTATACCGATCCACCGCAAACCGCGACGGCTCTGATCAAGCAGCGCTTTCGCTGGGAGCGGGATGCGGTTCGTCTGCGCTATCGCAAGCATGTCAACCTGATGAACCCGTTCAGCCGCCATTTCCAGCCAGTTGAATTGCTGCATGAGCTTGAGTTTCTGATCTTCAACGTGTTCGCCGCGCTGGCCTTGCCCTTCTATCTGGTGTGGCTGTTTGCAACCTATGGTGATCTGGCGTTGCCGGTTCTAATCGGTGCGCAATGCGGGCTGTTGATGCTCGATCTCTTGATCTTTCTGATCGCTGGCTTTGCCACCCCACAAGCCCATTCGCTGGCGCTCATTCCTTTCGTTCTGGGCTACAGCCTGTTTTACGGCAATTTCCTCAGGGTGATCCGGCTTCTTGCCTATGGGCAGGAGTGGGTGTTTCGCAGCTCCTACCGGGACAGTTATGTGCCGGACAAGGTGCATGATGTCAGGGAGTGA
- a CDS encoding pyrroloquinoline quinone-dependent dehydrogenase → MKQGLNLLLASTICITLGSSLAFAQTPDVTPADEAPAAETPSAPLNDEATEAPAKSTYVAPTPPRDVNEAIVEPILNTTPREKKNIPLVPDTPVWDSFHGQLNAQKYSPLTEINTHNVGDLEKVWEVHTGDVSDGSGDLPATVWSATPVFANDTLYIGTPFYRILALDPATGEEKWSFDTKSRLEALTQPALKNRGVAYWQAEDPVEGEACQKIVYIGTMDARLFAVDADTGEPCAGFADNGVLDVNQWNTRKDRFPLSMLQPPTVTGNHLIMGWAGKDWEFAEAPPGAVFSVDPQTGELQWSFNTIPENIRRQTGTANVWTAMSVDEALGLVYLPVASPSPNYWGGNRKQQIPYATSTTALDLETGKVVWSRQWVHHDVWDYDINSAPTLMDITVNGKEIPALIQATKMGFLFVVNRETGEDVWPIEERAVPQGDGTIDGEVYAATQPFPSKPAPLLDQSKKPDVWWIADLVGGGSCSALFNDLSYEGMYTPPTTKGEGVLTYPDSAGGVQWGGVAFDPESQTAIVNTSHIVQYIKLFARADYDKINSGSGNENGFYPQLGAPYGMSLMNAMNWLGMPCWKPPFGELVALDMHTGDVKWRKPIGESQKYGFFMPESMGSPTIGGPAVTAGGLVFIGATMDGKVRAYDLNTGKVLWSDQMQAPVVANPAVYNYKGKEYVAFIGGGNSILKPAVGDQVAVYALPD, encoded by the coding sequence ATGAAACAGGGACTGAACCTGCTGCTTGCCAGCACCATCTGTATCACGCTCGGCTCTTCACTGGCCTTTGCTCAAACACCTGACGTGACCCCTGCTGACGAAGCCCCCGCTGCCGAGACACCATCAGCTCCCCTGAACGACGAAGCGACTGAAGCACCGGCCAAGAGCACCTACGTTGCTCCGACCCCGCCAAGGGACGTCAACGAGGCGATTGTCGAGCCGATCCTCAACACCACCCCGCGCGAAAAGAAGAATATTCCGCTGGTGCCTGATACACCAGTCTGGGACAGCTTCCACGGCCAGCTGAACGCGCAGAAATACTCCCCGCTCACCGAAATCAACACCCATAATGTCGGCGATCTGGAAAAGGTCTGGGAAGTCCACACCGGCGACGTCTCCGACGGCAGCGGCGATCTTCCCGCAACCGTCTGGTCAGCGACCCCGGTCTTTGCCAACGACACGCTCTACATCGGCACGCCCTTCTATCGCATCCTTGCGCTTGATCCGGCGACCGGCGAGGAGAAATGGTCCTTCGACACCAAGTCACGACTGGAAGCTCTCACCCAACCGGCGCTGAAGAACCGCGGCGTCGCCTATTGGCAGGCCGAAGACCCGGTTGAAGGCGAAGCCTGTCAGAAGATCGTCTACATCGGCACCATGGATGCCCGCCTCTTCGCCGTTGACGCCGACACCGGCGAGCCTTGCGCCGGCTTTGCCGACAATGGCGTTCTCGACGTCAACCAGTGGAACACCCGCAAGGATCGCTTCCCCCTCTCCATGCTGCAGCCCCCCACCGTTACCGGCAACCACCTGATCATGGGTTGGGCCGGCAAGGACTGGGAATTCGCAGAAGCCCCTCCGGGTGCGGTCTTCTCCGTCGATCCGCAGACCGGCGAGCTGCAATGGTCCTTCAACACCATTCCCGAAAACATCCGTCGCCAGACCGGCACCGCCAACGTCTGGACCGCCATGTCCGTCGATGAGGCGCTCGGACTGGTCTACCTGCCCGTTGCGTCCCCTTCGCCCAACTATTGGGGCGGCAATCGCAAGCAGCAGATCCCTTATGCAACCTCGACCACCGCGCTTGATCTGGAGACCGGCAAAGTCGTCTGGTCGCGCCAGTGGGTACATCACGATGTCTGGGACTATGACATCAACTCGGCCCCGACCCTGATGGACATCACGGTCAATGGCAAGGAAATCCCGGCGCTCATTCAGGCCACCAAGATGGGCTTCCTCTTCGTGGTCAATCGCGAGACCGGCGAAGATGTCTGGCCGATCGAGGAGCGTGCAGTCCCGCAAGGGGATGGCACCATTGATGGCGAGGTCTATGCGGCAACCCAGCCCTTCCCTTCCAAACCGGCCCCTCTGCTTGACCAGTCGAAAAAGCCCGATGTCTGGTGGATTGCCGATCTCGTCGGCGGAGGTTCCTGCTCGGCCCTGTTCAACGATCTCAGCTATGAAGGCATGTATACCCCGCCGACCACCAAGGGCGAGGGCGTCCTGACCTATCCCGACAGCGCCGGTGGTGTGCAATGGGGTGGCGTGGCCTTTGATCCAGAAAGCCAGACGGCCATCGTCAACACCAGCCACATTGTGCAATATATCAAGCTCTTTGCCCGCGCCGACTATGACAAGATCAACAGCGGCTCAGGCAACGAAAACGGCTTCTACCCGCAGCTTGGCGCGCCTTATGGCATGTCCCTGATGAATGCCATGAACTGGCTCGGCATGCCTTGCTGGAAACCTCCCTTCGGCGAACTGGTGGCTCTCGACATGCACACCGGTGATGTAAAATGGCGCAAGCCCATCGGCGAATCCCAGAAATACGGCTTCTTCATGCCCGAAAGCATGGGATCCCCGACCATTGGCGGACCAGCCGTGACAGCAGGTGGCCTTGTCTTCATCGGCGCGACCATGGACGGCAAAGTCAGAGCCTATGACCTCAACACCGGCAAGGTCCTCTGGTCCGATCAGATGCAGGCCCCCGTTGTCGCCAACCCTGCGGTCTATAACTACAAGGGCAAGGAATATGTCGCCTTCATTGGTGGCGGCAACTCTATCCTGAAGCCCGCCGTCGGCGATCAGGTCGCGGTCTACGCGCTGCCTGATTGA
- a CDS encoding HlyD family efflux transporter periplasmic adaptor subunit — MRNLKKRPRTDNLTNQTRRSGVSVGRRIYLGLLVVFAVVVANYFWGDLFLLKGDGLVMRDKSVIAASYVSRIEEVAVKEGQMVKKGDVILRIESPEQLERLADLSTRQADLIQRSAEFRLRMQIADRLLPLAKQRQQQTGELLDTIGQLKTSGNLTNERYHDILSESFEASAELAKLIADQETLSDQMASLETARDGAEMALIDLKDHYAQGEIRAPVDGAIGTQVPSPGSVYRSGDPMLSIYSGEAYVLTYLPRRYLFSIEVGMEVMVSSGRSSEAGVIDAILPVSDMLPQEFQSNFKPRERSQLARIRFVEPPKFPLYEKVRVSGRYLW; from the coding sequence ATGAGAAATCTCAAGAAACGTCCGCGAACAGACAATCTGACCAATCAGACCCGGCGGTCCGGTGTCTCGGTGGGTCGTCGTATCTATCTGGGATTGCTTGTTGTTTTCGCGGTTGTTGTCGCCAACTACTTCTGGGGTGATCTGTTTCTGCTCAAGGGCGACGGTCTCGTGATGCGCGACAAGAGCGTGATTGCCGCGAGCTATGTTTCGCGCATCGAAGAGGTTGCTGTGAAGGAAGGCCAGATGGTCAAGAAAGGCGATGTCATCCTGCGGATCGAGTCGCCCGAACAGCTCGAACGGCTCGCAGACCTGTCGACACGGCAGGCGGATCTCATTCAGCGCTCGGCGGAATTCCGGCTGAGGATGCAGATCGCGGATCGCCTGCTGCCACTTGCCAAGCAGCGTCAGCAGCAGACGGGTGAATTGCTGGATACGATTGGACAGCTCAAGACCAGCGGCAACCTGACGAATGAGCGCTATCACGACATCCTGTCGGAGTCCTTTGAGGCCAGTGCCGAGCTTGCCAAGCTGATTGCGGATCAGGAGACCCTATCGGATCAGATGGCCTCGCTGGAGACGGCTCGTGACGGAGCGGAGATGGCGCTGATCGATCTCAAGGATCACTATGCACAAGGGGAAATCCGTGCGCCGGTCGACGGGGCCATTGGTACTCAGGTGCCATCACCGGGCTCGGTCTACCGGTCCGGGGATCCGATGCTGTCGATCTATTCGGGCGAGGCCTATGTTCTGACCTATCTGCCGCGCCGCTATCTCTTTTCCATTGAGGTCGGCATGGAGGTGATGGTCTCCAGTGGTCGTTCCTCCGAGGCAGGGGTGATCGACGCGATCCTGCCCGTCTCGGATATGTTGCCGCAGGAATTCCAGAGCAACTTCAAGCCACGCGAACGCAGCCAGCTGGCGCGTATTCGCTTTGTCGAACCGCCGAAGTTTCCCCTCTACGAGAAAGTGCGCGTGTCGGGCCGCTATCTGTGGTGA
- a CDS encoding ATP-binding protein, whose product MSIYRTDDLKFTESIFAPFLAIAIGLVLCTSIFVGFLQYWQNSKTNIDREDERLNFAAQHAVRNLKAISADTKRNVMMLAGTPPIQGILDARDASNSDPVAKVKEAIWKDRLAQIFLSLAQSNPDLLQIRLIDQNGMELIRVNSTRGKATRVKAPQLQDKSSRPYFIRTLADPENRVHYYGIDLNRENDKIETPYAAVLRAATKVYGHDNQLLGLIVINVDMTHAIARLEKVVENGKIFVMTNDKGVLLAHPDKTKTFGADLKTPFRLQTEYPELAPFLEGEVSREGESYIVHNDQYIARVAKVSLSDDAESHPILIATVTPMELVLAQSRSMRDQIILITLLLVLAGALVASILTRYLVRPLQLLTKATHELSMGASIDHLKVQGENRNDEIGILLRSVYDMASRLEEKQERIRAILATAENPILTINQRGIIKDINQGTCNLFGYSRGEMLGKNISMLMNPYDKDRHDSYLRHYAAGGKPNIIGVGREVVAIRKDHTPVHIHLAVSHMRVKDEIYYTGIMTDLTELKKVDRLKSEFVSKVSHELRTPLTSIKGSLGLLRTLMPAELPMQSRKMLDIAYGNCDRLAKLVNDILDIEKIEAGQLSFDFQSVNVRELVEQTIESNRGFAQEYKVSLQLDCADDDMTIHADPDRLEQVLTNLISNAVKYSPDNGYVLISAKRENEKVRLSVTDYGAGIPESFRERVFIKFAQADNSGACKAGGSGLGLAISQEIVRAHSGHISFETETGVGTTFHVELDLMEEAAPTLDGNHDLSPTTSSHQAGSGEPEEVPVPLKDIA is encoded by the coding sequence ATGAGCATTTACAGAACTGATGATCTGAAGTTCACTGAAAGTATTTTCGCTCCATTTTTGGCAATTGCCATTGGGCTCGTGCTGTGTACATCCATTTTTGTCGGCTTTTTACAATACTGGCAAAATTCCAAGACTAACATTGACCGCGAAGATGAGAGACTCAACTTTGCCGCGCAACATGCCGTTCGTAATCTGAAGGCCATCAGCGCGGATACCAAACGCAATGTCATGATGCTGGCCGGAACACCACCGATCCAGGGCATTCTCGACGCCCGCGATGCCAGCAACAGCGACCCCGTCGCCAAGGTCAAGGAAGCGATCTGGAAGGATCGTCTGGCCCAGATCTTCCTGTCGCTTGCCCAGAGCAATCCCGATCTGTTGCAGATCCGCCTCATCGACCAGAACGGCATGGAACTGATCCGGGTCAATAGCACGAGGGGCAAAGCCACCCGCGTCAAGGCCCCGCAATTGCAGGACAAGAGCAGCCGCCCCTATTTCATCCGCACACTGGCAGACCCGGAAAACCGGGTGCATTATTACGGCATTGATCTCAACCGTGAAAACGACAAGATCGAAACACCCTATGCTGCGGTTCTACGCGCAGCGACAAAGGTTTACGGGCACGACAATCAGCTCCTTGGCCTCATCGTCATCAATGTCGACATGACTCACGCCATCGCCCGGTTGGAAAAGGTCGTCGAGAACGGCAAGATCTTTGTGATGACGAACGACAAAGGTGTCCTTCTTGCACATCCGGACAAGACAAAGACCTTCGGAGCCGACCTGAAAACACCCTTCCGCCTGCAGACCGAATATCCCGAACTTGCACCCTTTCTGGAAGGCGAGGTGAGCCGCGAAGGCGAAAGCTACATTGTTCACAATGATCAATATATCGCCCGCGTCGCCAAGGTGTCTTTGTCGGATGACGCCGAGAGTCACCCGATCCTGATTGCCACCGTCACCCCGATGGAACTGGTGTTGGCACAAAGCCGCAGCATGCGCGATCAGATCATCCTGATTACCCTGCTTCTGGTTCTGGCAGGCGCTCTGGTTGCATCCATCCTGACCCGCTATCTCGTGCGCCCATTGCAATTGCTCACTAAGGCCACACACGAGCTTTCCATGGGCGCATCGATCGATCACCTCAAGGTTCAAGGGGAGAACCGGAATGACGAAATCGGCATCCTGCTGCGCTCGGTCTACGACATGGCCTCCCGGCTGGAGGAAAAGCAGGAGCGCATTCGCGCCATTCTGGCAACAGCGGAAAATCCGATCCTCACCATCAACCAGCGCGGCATCATCAAGGATATCAATCAGGGAACCTGTAACCTGTTCGGCTACAGCCGTGGAGAAATGCTCGGCAAGAATATCTCCATGCTGATGAACCCTTATGACAAGGACCGGCACGACAGCTATCTCAGGCATTATGCGGCCGGTGGCAAGCCCAACATCATTGGCGTCGGACGCGAAGTCGTCGCGATCCGCAAGGATCACACCCCCGTGCATATTCATCTCGCGGTGAGCCACATGCGGGTCAAAGACGAGATCTACTACACCGGCATCATGACCGACCTGACCGAACTGAAAAAGGTCGACCGGCTGAAGAGCGAATTCGTCTCAAAAGTCAGCCACGAATTGCGCACGCCCCTGACCTCGATCAAGGGCTCCCTCGGTCTGCTTCGCACGCTGATGCCTGCTGAATTGCCCATGCAGTCGCGCAAGATGCTCGACATCGCCTATGGCAACTGCGATCGACTGGCCAAGCTCGTCAACGACATTCTCGACATCGAGAAGATCGAAGCAGGACAACTCTCTTTCGACTTCCAGAGCGTCAACGTCAGGGAGCTGGTTGAACAGACCATCGAGTCGAACCGCGGGTTCGCTCAGGAGTACAAGGTCTCGCTGCAACTCGATTGCGCAGACGACGACATGACGATCCATGCAGATCCGGATCGCCTTGAGCAGGTACTGACTAATCTCATTTCCAACGCCGTGAAATATTCGCCCGACAATGGCTATGTGCTGATCTCCGCGAAACGGGAAAACGAAAAGGTTCGCCTCTCGGTCACGGACTACGGGGCCGGCATTCCGGAATCCTTCAGAGAACGCGTCTTCATCAAGTTCGCACAGGCAGACAATTCAGGTGCCTGCAAGGCCGGTGGCTCCGGCCTCGGACTTGCCATTTCGCAGGAAATCGTCAGAGCCCACAGTGGTCACATCAGCTTCGAGACGGAGACCGGCGTCGGCACCACATTCCACGTCGAACTCGACCTCATGGAAGAGGCCGCGCCAACGCTTGACGGCAACCACGACCTGTCCCCGACCACTTCATCGCATCAGGCGGGTTCCGGGGAACCCGAAGAAGTGCCTGTTCCGCTCAAGGACATCGCATGA